From a single Lactococcus allomyrinae genomic region:
- a CDS encoding MurR/RpiR family transcriptional regulator produces the protein MFQPEQISKLNDLETLVFDFIIKSPEQVQQMTIRDLANHVHVSTSTIVRLCTKLGFEGWADLKFYLKNQTREKTPEEQHYDNMLEFNMFLRRMNTDAYQSRLNKAAQMISEADYTVFLGLGTSGSLSDYATKYFVNTGLRSFVITDPFQAIQVKGIGNIVAVILSVSGETEQVVNKELEFKASGAKIISITNHEDCTVAKLADHQLSYHLINEWSKQYPLGNLTTQLPVLAILEILAHKSIDYLVNKDK, from the coding sequence ATGTTTCAGCCTGAACAAATAAGTAAATTAAACGATCTCGAAACGCTTGTATTTGATTTTATTATTAAATCACCTGAACAAGTACAGCAGATGACTATTCGAGATTTAGCAAATCATGTTCATGTTTCAACTTCGACAATTGTTCGTCTTTGTACTAAGCTTGGCTTTGAAGGTTGGGCAGATTTAAAATTTTATCTAAAAAATCAGACGCGTGAGAAAACACCAGAGGAACAGCATTACGATAATATGCTTGAGTTCAATATGTTTCTCAGGAGAATGAATACAGATGCTTACCAATCTCGATTAAACAAAGCCGCACAAATGATTTCAGAAGCGGACTATACTGTATTTTTAGGATTAGGCACGTCAGGATCTTTGAGCGATTATGCAACAAAATATTTTGTTAATACAGGACTTAGGAGCTTTGTGATAACAGACCCATTTCAAGCGATTCAAGTAAAAGGGATTGGAAATATTGTAGCGGTTATTTTGTCCGTATCTGGTGAAACAGAGCAAGTAGTTAACAAAGAACTCGAATTTAAAGCGAGCGGAGCAAAAATTATTTCAATCACAAATCATGAAGATTGTACGGTCGCTAAATTAGCAGACCATCAACTTTCATACCATTTGATTAATGAATGGTCGAAACAATATCCTCTGGGTAATCTAACGACTCAACTTCCTGTATTAGCGATATTAGAGATTCTTGCTCATAAATCAATTGACTATCTTGTTAATAAAGACAAATAA
- a CDS encoding PTS lactose/cellobiose transporter subunit IIA, producing the protein MSDKYENPTSDEYMGVVMGIIMSGGNAKGLAFQAIQQAKDGDFEAAENSLNDAGEQLREAHDVQTDLLTRLAQGEKIGWNLYMVHAQDHLMNAITFKDLAVEVVNQEKRIQALENK; encoded by the coding sequence ATGAGTGATAAATACGAAAATCCAACCAGTGATGAATACATGGGAGTAGTAATGGGAATTATCATGAGTGGTGGTAATGCCAAAGGGTTGGCTTTTCAAGCGATTCAACAAGCTAAAGATGGTGATTTTGAAGCAGCTGAAAATTCATTGAACGATGCAGGAGAACAACTTCGCGAAGCTCATGATGTCCAGACAGACCTTTTGACACGTTTAGCTCAAGGGGAAAAAATTGGTTGGAATCTTTATATGGTTCATGCTCAGGACCATTTGATGAATGCGATTACTTTTAAAGACCTTGCGGTTGAAGTGGTTAACCAAGAAAAACGCATCCAAGCCTTGGAAAATAAATAA
- a CDS encoding PTS sugar transporter subunit IIB, with protein sequence MAEKVIALACAAGMSTSLLVSKMQKAAAEGGKDYEIFAKSTADIDNMLAGTGSPKPDVLLLGPQVAFMKGEVAKKAEAAGVPMDVIKMQDYGMMRGDKVLAAAEAIMK encoded by the coding sequence ATGGCAGAAAAAGTTATCGCACTCGCATGTGCCGCTGGTATGTCTACTTCATTGTTGGTTTCTAAAATGCAAAAAGCAGCAGCAGAGGGAGGAAAAGATTACGAAATTTTCGCTAAATCAACTGCAGATATTGATAATATGCTCGCTGGAACAGGTTCGCCAAAACCAGATGTATTGTTGTTAGGACCACAAGTTGCATTCATGAAGGGTGAAGTTGCCAAAAAAGCAGAAGCTGCAGGTGTTCCTATGGACGTTATCAAAATGCAAGACTACGGTATGATGCGTGGAGATAAGGTTCTTGCAGCAGCAGAAGCAATTATGAAATAG